TATCAAAGGGATAGCGAAAAATGACCAGCTCCTTGCCCTGATAAGAGAGGTCAAAATCATAGTGCAAATAAACCAAGAGCTCCAAATTGCCGTCATAGGTCACATCCTCAAAATGCAGTTCTGTAATTTTGGCCTTTTGCTTATGCCTAAGAGAAATATGATGGCTATGCTCCCGAGCATTTTCGGCCCGAAACAAATAAATGGCCGGCAATTTATGCACCTTATTATAGGCCACCAACCAATGGTGCTCACTATCCTGCATCACCTGCTTAATCCCAATGCCCAAAGTATCTTTCAAGCGAAACTCTTTTTGAGCTCGCTGCTTGGCCTCGGCAATACTGAGCGAAAGCGGAGCATCACAGGCCCAAAAACTGCAAAAAAAGAGGCCAAAAACAAGATAATATAGAAAGCGCATAGACTAATTTATATAGATAGGCGTTGGAGAAAGAGCTTCAAAAGAATGTTTATTTTATTTTTTTGGGGCCTCCCGCCTGCGGCGGGCGCTACGTTTCGCAGCTCGCTGTTCGCTCGGCCCTGCGCCGCCTGCGGCGGCTGGGTCTGGCTTAACGGCCACTGCTGCACATCGCTAGGCCAAAAGCGCCTGGCCCCACAGAAAAAGCTCAGTTTTAAGTGGTTTCTCACCAACCATTAGAGCCTAGCCTCCGTTCTTAAACAAAATGGCCCCCTGGGGCCCTCTTCTTGATTCTATTAAAAAAGAACGTTATAGCGCAAACTCTACCACTTAATGAGAAGGCCTCTAAAATAGGGCAAAAAATCATTCTCAGTCCCCCCTAAGATGACCAAAAGCTGCAATTCTTGCATCTTGGTCAAAAAATCACCTTGCCAAAAGCAATTTATTGCATGAGATATTCTAACAAAAGTACAGATAAAGAGCTCATCCAAGGCTGCCGCAAAGGCGACCGATTGGCCCAAAAGCATTTGTACGAAAAGTACTACGGACGAATGTATGGCATTGCTATGCGTTATACCAAAAACCAAGAGGAGGCGCTAGATATTCTTAACACCTCCTTTCTCAAGGTGTTTACCTCTTTAGACAAGTACAAAGACAGCAACAACCTTGCGGGTTGGATTGCCAAGATTGTCTTTAATAGTGCTATCGACCACGTTCGCCGAAATACCAAATACAAACAAGTCATTAACTATAATATAGAGAGAGATGGGGCCGTGCATAACGGCAGCTTGCAACAACTGCAGGCCGAGGACCTCTACCGCTTAATTCAGCGCCTCCCCAATGCTAGCCGTAGCGTCTTCAACCTCTATGTAGTAGATGGCTATAAGCACAAGGAAATTGCAGAAATGCTCGGCATTTCGGTAGGGACCTCCAAATGGCATTTGGCCAATGCGCGCAAAGAACTTCGGGCCTTGCTCGAACAACAAAAGCGCTATGAAGCCGCCCGCTAAGTTGGCCCTATTTTTTGTACAAACATTATGAACCACCCAAAATAAATCGCTTTAGCAAATGAAGCAGTTTTACGAACAAGATGATGATTTTATCCGCTCTCAGTTAGAAGGCCATCAGTTTGAGATGCCGCCTGCTGCTTGGGAAGATATGGACAAAAGGCTCGACCAAATCCAGCTAACGGGAGCCAAGGGCAGTTCTGCCTGGAGTAACTGGTTGGTGATGGGCGCTTTTGTGCTCGCTAGTGGAGC
This genomic interval from Saprospira grandis contains the following:
- a CDS encoding RNA polymerase sigma factor, with the translated sequence MRYSNKSTDKELIQGCRKGDRLAQKHLYEKYYGRMYGIAMRYTKNQEEALDILNTSFLKVFTSLDKYKDSNNLAGWIAKIVFNSAIDHVRRNTKYKQVINYNIERDGAVHNGSLQQLQAEDLYRLIQRLPNASRSVFNLYVVDGYKHKEIAEMLGISVGTSKWHLANARKELRALLEQQKRYEAAR